A stretch of the Cumulibacter soli genome encodes the following:
- the chrA gene encoding chromate efflux transporter, whose amino-acid sequence MAAAVPAETPESVPRHRWWEVLRAFTLLGLTSFGGPIAHLGYFRTEFVDRRAWLRDEEYADLVSLCQFLPGPASSQVGMAIGLRRAGLAGAVAAWCGFTLPSAIALAAFGLGALSGVPDGVLHGLMLVAVAVVAQALWQMARTACRGVPEALIAMAAAAAAILWTDAWVQFTIVALGLALGWALFRAHSPAVPSAVQPQVVSVRAGVIALCVFAVLLIALPILAALTAEFAIDVTDVFYRVGSTVFGGGHVVLPLLESQVVGAGWVSADDFVAGYGAAQAVPGPLFTFSAFLGASMSSPLLMAPLALLAIFLPSLLLVVGVMPFWDRLRAAPALRAALRGVNAAVVGILAAAFYRPVLTSAIGRWQDVVIALVAFAALVWLKLPPWVVVLGTVLIGLAAWQLTR is encoded by the coding sequence ATGGCCGCCGCGGTGCCTGCCGAGACTCCAGAATCAGTCCCTCGACACCGCTGGTGGGAGGTGCTGCGGGCGTTCACTCTGCTCGGACTGACCTCGTTCGGCGGACCGATTGCGCACCTGGGTTACTTCCGCACCGAATTCGTCGATCGTCGCGCCTGGCTGCGTGATGAGGAGTACGCCGACCTCGTATCGCTGTGCCAATTCCTACCCGGACCGGCGTCCTCGCAGGTTGGTATGGCGATCGGGCTACGACGTGCCGGGTTGGCTGGCGCCGTCGCCGCCTGGTGCGGATTCACGCTGCCTTCGGCGATCGCGCTCGCTGCCTTCGGCCTCGGCGCCCTCAGCGGGGTGCCGGACGGCGTCCTGCACGGCTTGATGTTGGTCGCCGTCGCTGTCGTCGCTCAAGCGCTCTGGCAGATGGCGCGCACGGCATGTCGCGGTGTGCCCGAAGCGCTCATCGCGATGGCCGCTGCGGCCGCGGCAATCCTGTGGACCGACGCGTGGGTTCAGTTCACGATCGTGGCGCTCGGGCTCGCGCTTGGCTGGGCGCTGTTTCGCGCACACAGCCCGGCGGTGCCTTCCGCGGTGCAACCTCAGGTGGTATCGGTGCGAGCCGGAGTTATCGCACTCTGCGTCTTCGCCGTGCTGCTGATCGCGCTGCCGATACTGGCCGCACTCACCGCGGAGTTCGCGATCGACGTCACCGACGTGTTTTATCGAGTGGGATCGACGGTCTTTGGCGGTGGTCACGTCGTACTGCCGCTGCTCGAGTCGCAGGTCGTCGGCGCCGGATGGGTCAGCGCTGATGACTTCGTCGCCGGATATGGCGCCGCTCAGGCCGTTCCGGGACCGCTGTTCACCTTCTCCGCGTTCCTCGGTGCCTCGATGAGTAGTCCGTTGCTGATGGCACCGCTGGCATTGCTGGCAATCTTTCTGCCCAGCCTGCTGCTGGTTGTCGGCGTGATGCCCTTCTGGGACCGGTTGCGCGCAGCACCGGCGCTGCGGGCAGCGCTGCGTGGCGTCAACGCGGCAGTGGTCGGCATCCTCGCGGCAGCGTTCTATCGTCCAGTGCTGACCAGCGCAATCGGGCGTTGGCAGGACGTCGTGATCGCGCTGGTCGCATTCGCTGCGCTCGTCTGGCTGAAACTGCCGCCGTGGGTCGTCGTACTCGGCACCGTGC
- a CDS encoding DoxX family protein has protein sequence MVNATATAPERELTATITPTEHNQTDSGITTTMLGLLRIAFGWVLLWAGLDKIFGLGYPTESGQGIVDGGSVTEGYLSFGVNPDSPVHGMLTAMAGNPIADGLYLAATLGAGIAVLLGVFVRIAAIGGSILMFMLWLSMLPLENNPFMDQHLLYALVGVAVALTGAGRYLGLGRWWASTSLVRAAPWLK, from the coding sequence ATGGTCAACGCCACCGCGACAGCTCCCGAGCGCGAACTCACGGCGACGATCACACCCACTGAGCACAACCAGACAGATTCCGGCATCACCACAACCATGCTCGGCCTACTACGTATCGCGTTCGGCTGGGTCCTGCTTTGGGCCGGACTCGACAAGATCTTCGGCCTCGGCTACCCCACCGAAAGCGGTCAGGGCATCGTCGACGGCGGATCAGTCACCGAGGGGTACCTATCATTTGGCGTCAATCCCGATAGCCCCGTGCACGGGATGCTCACCGCGATGGCCGGCAACCCGATCGCCGACGGCCTCTATCTCGCTGCCACCCTCGGCGCCGGCATCGCCGTACTACTGGGAGTCTTCGTGCGGATTGCGGCGATCGGCGGCTCCATTCTGATGTTCATGTTGTGGCTATCGATGCTCCCGCTGGAGAACAATCCGTTCATGGACCAGCACCTGCTCTATGCCCTGGTCGGCGTCGCCGTCGCACTCACCGGAGCGGGCCGCTACCTTGGCCTGGGACGGTGGTGGGCCAGCACCTCACTGGTGCGCGCCGCGCCCTGGCTGAAGTAA
- a CDS encoding VOC family protein, whose translation MGGGCVRGIDHIGLTVPDVEQATRFFIEAFDAVVLYDVLERTDLARSGDALSLRLGVPPDTRQCAIRMLRLPDGPGIELFEYAASLQRPPAVPSDFGWQHVAFYVDDLDGALARVVDAGGRPLGEPRPMPYPENGRRNQFVYVVPPWGGRLELVSYPDPQPFAAFATAARWRPRAGAHS comes from the coding sequence GTGGGCGGAGGCTGCGTGCGCGGGATCGATCACATCGGGCTGACCGTGCCCGACGTCGAGCAGGCGACGAGGTTCTTCATCGAGGCATTCGACGCTGTCGTGCTGTACGACGTCCTGGAGCGCACCGATCTGGCTCGATCGGGCGATGCGCTCTCGCTCAGGCTCGGAGTGCCACCGGATACGCGACAGTGTGCGATCCGAATGTTGCGGCTGCCGGATGGGCCTGGCATCGAATTGTTCGAGTACGCGGCCTCCTTGCAGCGGCCGCCGGCGGTGCCTAGCGACTTCGGGTGGCAGCACGTCGCGTTCTACGTCGACGACCTCGACGGGGCGCTTGCGCGGGTGGTGGATGCCGGCGGGCGCCCGCTCGGCGAGCCGCGCCCGATGCCCTACCCGGAGAACGGCCGACGCAATCAATTCGTGTACGTCGTTCCGCCATGGGGCGGCCGACTCGAACTGGTCAGTTACCCCGATCCACAGCCGTTCGCCGCGTTTGCGACCGCCGCGCGTTGGAGGCCGAGAGCCGGCGCGCATTCGTAG
- the ilvD gene encoding dihydroxy-acid dehydratase, whose translation MSSDQSKGGAPDLREHSRRLTSPGSIGPRAMLRALGLDDDDMKRPIVGIANTWSGAMPCNAHLRDLAQEVAAGIREAGGTPLEINTVSVSDGVLARGGASLISREVIADSIELAATAYAFDAMVTIGACDKTNPGCVMGMMRMNIPAVHLYGGSTRPGCFGGKDVSIQSLAEAAGEHAAGNLSDEELAEIERVAIPERGSCAGMFTANTMASVIESLGLTVTNSAAPPAISADRTAIARQSGIAVMDALRAGTRPRDVLTVQAIENGIATAAAIGGSTNAILHLLAIATEAGVELNIDRFGEVSDRTPRIGDFTPSGKYVMADLHRVGGLPVVLRELIGAGVLHPDARGVDGKTLAERVGAQPLPEDQDVVTPAATPVEATGGWIILRGNLAPEGSVLKAPGTKVHQHRGTAKVYEGEREAYRAVIAGEVVSGDTVIIRYEGPIGGPGMSETSRVTAAIVGKGFKDTVALITDGRFSGISHGIAVGHVAPEAAVGGPIALVRTGDAIDIDLDARTITLEVSDEELAQRRAEWSAPEPKDSGGLFAKYAKTVGSASRGAVTTTARIGAR comes from the coding sequence ATGAGCAGCGATCAGTCGAAAGGTGGGGCGCCCGACCTGCGCGAGCACAGCCGGCGTCTGACGAGCCCGGGCAGTATCGGACCACGCGCGATGCTGCGCGCCCTCGGCCTCGACGATGACGATATGAAGCGGCCGATCGTGGGTATCGCGAACACGTGGAGTGGAGCGATGCCCTGCAACGCGCACTTACGCGACTTGGCGCAGGAGGTGGCTGCGGGGATTCGCGAGGCCGGCGGTACGCCGTTGGAGATCAACACGGTGTCGGTCAGTGACGGTGTGCTCGCCCGAGGCGGAGCCTCCTTGATCAGCCGGGAAGTGATCGCCGATTCGATCGAGTTGGCTGCTACGGCGTACGCCTTCGATGCGATGGTGACCATCGGCGCCTGCGACAAGACCAACCCGGGCTGTGTGATGGGCATGATGCGGATGAACATCCCCGCAGTGCATCTGTACGGCGGTAGTACCCGCCCCGGGTGTTTCGGTGGCAAAGATGTGTCGATCCAGAGCCTCGCTGAAGCGGCCGGTGAGCATGCCGCGGGGAACCTCAGCGACGAGGAGCTGGCAGAGATCGAGCGGGTGGCGATTCCGGAGCGTGGTTCGTGTGCGGGAATGTTCACCGCGAACACCATGGCGTCGGTGATCGAATCACTGGGTCTTACCGTCACCAACAGCGCTGCGCCGCCGGCGATCAGCGCCGACCGCACGGCGATCGCACGTCAATCCGGTATTGCGGTGATGGACGCCCTGCGCGCCGGTACCCGGCCGCGTGACGTGCTCACCGTGCAGGCCATCGAGAACGGGATCGCTACCGCGGCAGCGATCGGGGGATCGACGAACGCGATCCTGCACTTGTTGGCTATCGCGACCGAAGCGGGCGTCGAGTTGAACATCGATAGATTCGGTGAGGTCAGCGACCGGACTCCCCGAATCGGTGATTTCACCCCGTCGGGTAAGTACGTGATGGCCGACCTGCATCGCGTCGGCGGTTTACCTGTGGTGCTGCGCGAGTTGATCGGCGCCGGTGTGTTGCACCCTGACGCCCGGGGGGTCGACGGCAAGACTCTCGCCGAGCGGGTTGGGGCGCAGCCGCTGCCGGAAGATCAGGATGTCGTGACGCCGGCTGCCACCCCGGTGGAGGCAACCGGCGGCTGGATCATCCTGCGGGGCAACCTCGCACCCGAGGGGTCGGTGCTCAAAGCGCCAGGGACGAAGGTTCATCAGCACCGCGGGACAGCCAAAGTGTATGAGGGGGAGCGAGAGGCGTACCGGGCTGTTATCGCGGGCGAAGTCGTCTCCGGCGACACCGTCATCATCAGATACGAGGGCCCGATCGGCGGTCCGGGGATGTCGGAGACGTCACGAGTCACCGCGGCGATCGTAGGCAAGGGGTTCAAGGACACCGTCGCGCTGATCACCGATGGTCGGTTTTCCGGGATCTCGCACGGGATCGCGGTAGGCCACGTCGCTCCCGAGGCGGCGGTCGGCGGTCCGATCGCGTTGGTGCGCACCGGCGATGCGATCGACATCGACTTGGACGCTCGCACGATCACGTTGGAGGTATCCGATGAGGAGCTTGCCCAGCGCCGCGCCGAATGGAGTGCTCCTGAACCGAAGGACTCCGGCGGGCTGTTCGCGAAGTACGCCAAGACCGTCGGATCGGCCTCGCGCGGAGCGGTCACCACGACCGCGCGCATCGGGGCTCGGTAG
- a CDS encoding SDR family oxidoreductase, translating to MDLQVAGRGVLITGGSSGLGFGLARTLVDEGANVLLVARSQDKLDAAAHELSDAGTQVLTVSADVRNPDDLQGAIDVAGREWGKLDGLVNNAGFHTGSTFEKTTDDEWQADFELKLLAKVRGIRQSIELLSKSDAPAVLNVLSIYARFQPNNSMPSSVYRAAGVALTGGLSRDLAKYKIRVNAALIGFIHSDQWNRAAAAAGVSVEEFEAGRAEAMKIPLGRGGTTQEFGDVAAFLLSPRASYLTGTALNVDGGLSMVV from the coding sequence ATGGACCTTCAGGTCGCCGGGCGCGGCGTACTCATCACTGGTGGCTCGAGTGGCCTCGGCTTCGGACTCGCCCGCACTTTGGTGGACGAAGGCGCGAATGTACTTCTCGTCGCCCGCAGCCAGGACAAGCTCGACGCCGCCGCACACGAGCTGTCGGACGCCGGGACCCAGGTGCTCACCGTTTCAGCGGACGTACGCAATCCCGATGACCTACAGGGCGCTATCGACGTCGCCGGGCGCGAATGGGGCAAGCTCGACGGCTTGGTCAACAACGCGGGATTCCACACCGGCAGCACGTTCGAAAAGACCACCGATGACGAATGGCAGGCAGACTTCGAACTGAAGCTGCTGGCGAAGGTCCGCGGTATCCGACAGTCCATTGAGCTGCTGTCCAAGAGCGACGCGCCGGCCGTGCTGAACGTGCTGAGCATCTACGCTCGCTTTCAGCCGAACAACTCGATGCCGAGCTCGGTCTACCGGGCAGCGGGAGTCGCACTCACCGGCGGGCTGTCGCGCGATCTGGCGAAGTACAAGATTCGGGTCAACGCGGCGCTGATCGGATTCATACACAGCGACCAGTGGAATCGCGCAGCGGCGGCCGCCGGCGTCAGTGTCGAGGAGTTCGAGGCCGGCCGCGCCGAGGCGATGAAGATCCCGCTCGGACGTGGCGGCACCACCCAGGAGTTCGGCGATGTGGCCGCGTTCCTGCTGTCGCCGCGGGCGTCGTACCTCACCGGTACCGCGCTCAACGTCGACGGCGGCCTGTCCATGGTCGTGTGA
- a CDS encoding alpha-hydroxy acid oxidase translates to MTRKLPTVGDLKPFLRIRKPILNRTTSRLSRAQSIGDLERFAKHRVPKSVWEFVSGAAEDEITLSENRRALDDVRFNPHFFGQVAKPDISTTILGREAAAPIIVAPTGFTRLSHHEGEVAVSRAAAAGGSPYTLSTMGTTSITDVATAAPNGRNWFQVYMMRDRSITEAQLAEAKANGFEAIMLTIDTPATGLRRRDARNGFDIPPRLTGRALVDMTVNPRWVYDLVTHEPLKFATIGEDSPFQRWGQSGVVVEQNLRPADIAWLRERWDGPILVKGVMDVQDAVESVQAGAQGVVISNHGGRQLDRTHAPISVLPRVREALDDDIEIFIDSGFRSGADIAAAIGLGARAVMVGRPYLFGLMVGGQAGVEKALQILRAELRRTMMLLGTATLADITSERVSLTAAHERADS, encoded by the coding sequence ATGACTCGCAAACTGCCCACGGTAGGCGACCTCAAGCCGTTCCTTCGGATCCGCAAACCGATCCTGAACCGCACCACCAGCCGGCTCTCCCGCGCGCAGAGTATCGGCGACCTCGAGCGCTTCGCCAAGCATCGCGTGCCAAAGTCGGTCTGGGAGTTCGTATCCGGTGCCGCCGAAGACGAGATCACGCTCAGCGAGAACCGGCGCGCGCTGGACGACGTTCGTTTCAACCCGCACTTCTTCGGTCAGGTTGCCAAACCGGACATTAGCACCACGATCCTCGGCCGCGAGGCCGCGGCGCCGATCATCGTCGCGCCCACCGGATTCACCCGGCTCAGCCACCACGAGGGAGAGGTCGCCGTCAGCCGGGCTGCCGCCGCAGGAGGTTCGCCGTACACCCTCTCGACGATGGGCACCACGTCGATCACCGACGTGGCCACGGCCGCACCCAACGGCCGCAACTGGTTCCAGGTCTACATGATGCGCGACCGCTCGATCACCGAAGCCCAGCTCGCGGAAGCGAAGGCGAACGGGTTCGAAGCCATCATGCTGACCATCGACACACCGGCGACGGGACTGCGCCGCCGCGATGCACGCAATGGGTTCGACATTCCGCCACGACTGACTGGTCGCGCGCTGGTCGACATGACGGTGAATCCGCGATGGGTCTATGACCTAGTCACGCATGAGCCACTGAAGTTCGCGACCATCGGCGAGGACTCCCCCTTCCAACGGTGGGGTCAGTCGGGTGTCGTCGTTGAGCAAAACCTGCGTCCGGCGGATATCGCATGGCTACGCGAGCGGTGGGACGGTCCAATCCTGGTCAAGGGCGTCATGGACGTACAGGACGCCGTCGAGTCGGTGCAGGCCGGTGCGCAGGGCGTCGTCATTTCCAACCACGGTGGTCGCCAGCTCGACCGAACCCATGCGCCGATCTCGGTGCTCCCTCGGGTGCGCGAAGCCTTGGACGACGACATCGAGATCTTTATCGACTCCGGGTTCCGATCCGGCGCGGACATCGCTGCGGCCATCGGCTTAGGTGCGCGCGCCGTGATGGTCGGTCGTCCGTATCTATTCGGGTTGATGGTCGGTGGCCAGGCCGGCGTGGAAAAGGCGCTACAGATTCTGCGCGCCGAACTTCGTCGGACCATGATGCTGCTCGGCACCGCGACATTGGCCGACATCACCTCGGAGCGAGTCAGCCTCACGGCGGCGCACGAGCGCGCCGACAGCTAA
- a CDS encoding ABC transporter substrate-binding protein yields MRTKPTFVLSSVLAATMLLAACGEAERAEQKATDEYPAVIEQSDDYDSEAHLSVGVTNAPPSWDPTESITNGDFTPYVPIYDRLLQTGDNGDPEPMLAESFEPADDDSAMILKLREGLKFSDGEPFNAEAVKFNLERAAGPDSKINGELNMITSVEVVDEYTAKVNVSKGLGTLAVSLTSRGGIMVSPKAAKAGTLTDKPAGIGPYTSTAISPGSSMEMERTPDYWEPEAQRVATMTYSLITEDQARYNALVSGEIDVAQINANQMDDVLNAGANVVANETPLFLYFGINTSVKPFDNPEARKALNLAIDRQAIADGLYDGHCTPSIQYVPSTSPGYSDKVGDGSDIFPYDPEEAKKILEDLGATDIEITSVPPNVTIYTKFAEVLQDQLADVGISLEVKPLPPAQLVQEFSIDKSAEAMASIATVINDPEAVHGRYLTPDALFNPGGTDYSELNAAAEAAAIPLDPAERKPLYEKYWDIWVENPTHVVPVCMVHLAGAANKNVSGVQELPTGSLDLRYASIAKE; encoded by the coding sequence ATGCGCACCAAACCTACTTTTGTGCTGTCCTCAGTACTGGCGGCGACAATGCTGCTGGCCGCCTGCGGCGAGGCGGAACGTGCCGAGCAGAAGGCGACCGATGAGTACCCTGCGGTCATCGAACAGTCCGATGACTACGACTCGGAGGCACACCTGAGCGTCGGCGTCACCAACGCCCCGCCGAGCTGGGATCCCACCGAGAGCATCACGAACGGTGACTTCACGCCGTACGTCCCGATCTATGATCGGCTGCTACAGACCGGCGACAACGGCGATCCGGAGCCGATGCTCGCCGAATCGTTCGAGCCGGCCGACGACGACTCCGCGATGATCCTCAAGCTCCGCGAGGGACTTAAGTTCTCCGATGGCGAGCCGTTCAATGCCGAGGCGGTCAAGTTCAACCTGGAACGCGCCGCCGGCCCAGACAGCAAGATAAACGGCGAACTCAACATGATCACCAGTGTCGAGGTCGTTGACGAGTACACGGCCAAGGTCAACGTATCCAAGGGCCTTGGCACGCTCGCCGTGTCGCTGACCTCGCGCGGCGGCATTATGGTCTCTCCGAAGGCCGCCAAAGCAGGCACGCTGACCGATAAGCCCGCCGGGATCGGCCCCTACACGTCGACCGCGATCAGTCCTGGTTCGTCCATGGAAATGGAACGCACGCCTGACTACTGGGAGCCCGAAGCGCAGCGGGTCGCGACGATGACCTACTCGCTGATCACCGAAGACCAGGCCCGTTACAACGCGCTCGTCTCCGGCGAGATCGACGTCGCACAGATCAACGCAAACCAGATGGACGACGTCCTCAACGCGGGCGCGAATGTCGTGGCCAACGAGACCCCACTGTTCCTGTACTTCGGTATCAACACCTCGGTGAAGCCGTTCGATAACCCCGAGGCCCGCAAGGCGCTGAACCTGGCGATCGACCGGCAAGCGATCGCCGACGGCCTGTACGACGGTCACTGCACGCCGAGCATTCAGTACGTCCCGTCCACCAGCCCTGGCTACAGCGACAAGGTTGGCGACGGATCCGACATCTTCCCGTACGACCCGGAAGAAGCCAAGAAGATCCTTGAGGACCTCGGCGCCACGGACATCGAGATCACCTCGGTGCCGCCGAACGTCACGATCTACACCAAGTTCGCCGAAGTGCTGCAGGACCAACTCGCCGACGTCGGTATTTCGCTCGAAGTAAAGCCGCTACCACCGGCGCAATTGGTCCAGGAGTTCTCGATCGACAAGTCGGCTGAGGCTATGGCCTCCATTGCCACCGTAATCAACGATCCGGAGGCCGTACACGGTCGGTACCTGACTCCCGATGCATTGTTCAACCCGGGCGGGACCGATTACAGCGAACTCAACGCCGCCGCAGAGGCAGCAGCCATCCCGCTGGATCCGGCCGAGCGCAAGCCGCTCTACGAGAAGTACTGGGACATCTGGGTCGAGAATCCCACCCACGTCGTACCGGTCTGCATGGTGCACCTCGCAGGCGCGGCGAATAAGAACGTGTCGGGTGTCCAGGAATTGCCGACAGGCAGTCTGGACCTGCGATACGCATCAATCGCCAAGGAGTAA
- a CDS encoding ABC transporter substrate-binding protein, with product MRKRHLMSLATFASLSLVLSGCGDVDQDDAPSGDASEYTTDVPLADDYDAEGHISTGEQAIPPTWDPTESITNGDATAYTPVYDRLLTTGEDGTAQPMLAESYEANDDNTAMILHLREDAQFSDGTPFNAEAVKFNLDRARAPESTISGDLNMIESVEVLDEYSVQVNVSTGVGTLAISLTSRAGMMVSPTAAKAGGLSEMPVGVGPFVATDINPGVSVELEKTPNYWDPDAQKVASMTYTLYTDDQARYNALLSGEIDVARINPDQLEEVQAAGAIGMVHETPLFLYIGINTSIEPFDDPEVRKALNMAIDREAIAEGLYDGFCTPSIQLFPESSPGYSEKIGDGSDIFPYDPGAAKQIFEDSGATDVEITAVPPNVTIYTKLAEIVQQQLADVGVTMKVKPVPPAQLVQEFAIDGTAESTVSIATVINDPHAVHGRYLTPEALFNPSSEDYGALNDAANAAAQPLDPAERKPLYEEYWDIWVENPPHIIPICNVHLAGAINENVSGVRMLPDGGIDLRGASVTKE from the coding sequence ATGCGAAAGCGCCACCTCATGTCGCTCGCCACATTCGCGTCACTCTCCCTGGTGCTATCCGGGTGCGGCGACGTGGATCAGGACGACGCGCCCAGCGGCGACGCATCCGAGTACACGACCGACGTCCCACTCGCCGATGATTATGACGCCGAGGGTCACATCAGCACCGGCGAACAAGCGATCCCGCCGACCTGGGACCCGACTGAAAGCATCACTAACGGCGACGCCACGGCTTACACCCCCGTGTACGACAGGCTGCTCACGACCGGTGAGGACGGGACCGCTCAACCGATGCTGGCCGAATCTTACGAGGCCAACGACGACAACACCGCGATGATCCTGCACCTGCGCGAAGACGCGCAGTTCTCCGACGGAACACCATTCAACGCCGAGGCGGTGAAGTTCAACTTGGATCGCGCCCGGGCCCCCGAAAGCACCATCTCCGGTGATCTGAACATGATCGAATCCGTCGAGGTTCTGGACGAATATTCCGTGCAGGTCAACGTGAGCACCGGGGTCGGCACCCTCGCGATCTCGCTGACCTCCCGCGCAGGCATGATGGTCTCCCCTACCGCCGCCAAGGCTGGCGGGCTCTCCGAGATGCCGGTGGGCGTCGGTCCGTTCGTCGCCACCGATATCAATCCAGGTGTCAGCGTCGAGCTCGAGAAAACCCCGAACTACTGGGATCCGGATGCACAAAAGGTGGCCAGCATGACCTACACGCTGTACACCGATGATCAAGCGCGTTATAACGCACTGTTGTCCGGCGAGATCGATGTCGCCCGAATCAACCCCGACCAACTCGAGGAGGTCCAGGCGGCCGGCGCGATCGGCATGGTGCACGAGACACCACTGTTCCTGTACATCGGCATCAATACGTCGATCGAACCCTTTGATGATCCCGAAGTCCGCAAAGCACTGAACATGGCGATCGACCGGGAGGCCATCGCCGAGGGGCTGTACGACGGGTTCTGCACCCCAAGTATCCAACTGTTCCCCGAGTCCAGCCCCGGCTATAGCGAGAAGATCGGCGACGGATCCGACATCTTCCCGTATGACCCGGGAGCCGCCAAGCAGATCTTCGAGGACTCGGGCGCAACAGACGTTGAGATCACCGCGGTCCCCCCGAATGTCACGATTTACACCAAGCTTGCCGAAATTGTGCAGCAGCAGCTCGCCGATGTGGGCGTCACTATGAAGGTCAAGCCGGTGCCACCGGCCCAGTTGGTTCAGGAGTTCGCGATCGACGGCACGGCCGAGTCAACCGTGTCGATCGCGACGGTGATCAACGACCCGCACGCCGTACACGGTCGCTACCTCACCCCGGAGGCGCTATTCAATCCCTCCAGCGAGGACTACGGCGCACTGAACGACGCCGCAAACGCGGCCGCTCAACCGCTCGATCCCGCGGAGCGCAAACCGCTATACGAGGAGTACTGGGACATCTGGGTGGAGAACCCGCCACACATCATCCCGATCTGCAATGTGCACCTCGCGGGCGCGATCAACGAGAACGTCTCGGGCGTACGCATGTTGCCGGACGGCGGAATCGATCTGCGCGGAGCCTCCGTCACCAAGGAGTAG
- a CDS encoding ABC transporter substrate-binding protein has protein sequence MKRRSTKLSVGLAVLALLLAGCGDGSRDAKDPAAEAEAYTTDIPLADDIDPNGHIRTGEQAIPPTWDPTESITNGDATAYVAVYDRLLRTGEDGTAQPMLAESYESADDDAAMILHLREDATFSDGEPFNAEAVKFNLDRARAKESTIAGDLSMIKSVEVVDEYTVKVNVTTGIGALAISLTSRAGMMVSPKAAKAGGLPEMPVGIGPFVATNINPGVSIELEKNPDYWDPDVQKVAKMTYTLYSDDQARYNALISGEIDVARINPDQLEEVEANGAIGMVHETPLYLYLAVNASQPPFDDPEMRKALNMAIDREGIAQGLYDGFCTPSIQNVPESSPGYSDKIGDGSDIFPYDPEAAKKIIEEHGATGYKFTAVPPNVTIYTKFAEIVQQQLKDVGLDMTVKPVPAAQLVQEYGIDATAEATASIATVLNDPYQVHSRYLSPDALLNGGKTDYPELNAAADAAAKPLDPAERKPLYEKYWDIWVENPPHIVPVCMVHLAGAVNPNISGVKMLPDGGIDLRGAGIAKE, from the coding sequence ATGAAGAGACGATCCACCAAACTCAGCGTTGGTCTCGCCGTACTCGCCCTACTCCTCGCCGGTTGCGGGGACGGCAGTCGTGACGCGAAGGACCCGGCCGCTGAGGCCGAGGCCTACACGACCGACATCCCGCTCGCGGACGACATCGATCCCAACGGGCACATCCGAACCGGTGAACAAGCGATCCCACCCACCTGGGATCCCACCGAGAGCATCACCAACGGTGATGCAACGGCGTACGTCGCGGTATACGACCGGCTGCTGAGAACGGGCGAGGACGGCACCGCCCAGCCCATGCTCGCGGAGTCCTACGAGTCTGCCGACGACGACGCCGCCATGATCCTGCACCTGCGCGAGGACGCCACGTTCTCCGACGGCGAGCCATTCAACGCCGAGGCGGTCAAGTTCAACCTGGATCGAGCGCGCGCGAAAGAAAGCACGATCGCCGGTGACCTCAGCATGATCAAGTCGGTTGAGGTCGTCGACGAGTACACGGTCAAGGTCAACGTGACCACCGGCATCGGCGCCCTGGCCATCTCACTGACCTCCCGCGCGGGCATGATGGTCTCCCCCAAAGCCGCCAAAGCTGGCGGACTCCCGGAGATGCCCGTCGGCATCGGACCTTTCGTCGCGACCAACATCAACCCGGGCGTGAGCATCGAACTCGAGAAGAATCCGGACTACTGGGATCCCGACGTACAGAAGGTCGCGAAGATGACCTACACCCTGTACTCAGATGACCAGGCGCGCTACAACGCCCTCATCTCCGGCGAGATCGACGTCGCCCGAATCAACCCCGACCAGCTCGAGGAGGTCGAGGCGAACGGCGCAATCGGCATGGTGCACGAAACGCCGCTATACCTGTACCTGGCCGTGAATGCGTCCCAGCCGCCGTTCGATGATCCCGAGATGCGCAAGGCACTGAACATGGCGATCGATCGCGAAGGCATCGCGCAGGGCTTGTACGACGGATTCTGCACACCAAGCATTCAGAACGTGCCGGAATCCAGCCCGGGCTACAGCGACAAGATCGGCGACGGATCGGACATCTTCCCGTACGACCCGGAAGCGGCCAAGAAGATCATCGAGGAGCACGGCGCGACCGGATACAAGTTCACCGCCGTACCGCCGAACGTCACGATCTACACGAAGTTCGCCGAGATCGTGCAACAGCAACTCAAGGATGTCGGTCTCGATATGACGGTCAAGCCGGTGCCCGCCGCCCAACTCGTGCAGGAATACGGTATCGATGCGACAGCAGAAGCTACCGCCTCGATCGCCACAGTGCTCAACGACCCGTACCAGGTGCACTCGCGCTACCTCAGCCCGGATGCCCTGCTGAACGGCGGAAAGACGGACTACCCGGAGCTTAACGCGGCCGCTGATGCGGCGGCGAAGCCCCTGGATCCGGCCGAGCGTAAACCGCTGTACGAGAAGTACTGGGACATCTGGGTAGAGAACCCGCCGCACATCGTCCCGGTGTGCATGGTGCACCTCGCCGGAGCGGTGAACCCCAACATCTCCGGCGTGAAGATGTTGCCGGACGGCGGCATCGACCTCCGCGGCGCCGGGATCGCCAAGGAGTAG